One Xiphias gladius isolate SHS-SW01 ecotype Sanya breed wild chromosome 13, ASM1685928v1, whole genome shotgun sequence genomic window carries:
- the LOC120798024 gene encoding serine/threonine-protein kinase 11-interacting protein isoform X1 codes for MAVSHTGQSSLVHSLATLLRNDGDLVLDGSSTLTLPAASLQHLTRLFEQYLLSRSQQHGFLALPSHPADTTSLLQLQFLFDILQKTISLKLINPPETRLQSVVKIFPFKSLKCLELKRIPPHCLEGLRGVYSQLEVFTCSKSLSSLEELLSLCGGDLSSALPWLELHTLNFSYNSIVCLDQSLSLLNVLKSLDLSHNKIQECAEFLKPLGELEHLNLGYNCLQRAPTLGLSARAKLLTLILRNNELETINGVEQLSSLQHLDLAYNLLLEHSQLAPLSLLHCLSTLNLEGNPLHFQKTHRTCTVRHLSPKAANPTLKLDGIPLSSYELSVLPKPGQLIIQVQASPPAAMPPERSNQEVSSGAGELSDSLSVGEVGVSHIRRKKSRCKVKVRRASISEPSDTDYEPRQLSSTQSIALPHKQDIERMSSFREQLGEDWLRYQHHLDGASPSAITTIVSTNQPTPHHQTLPNGLSITTLCPSTSPGKQPSPPSLEVPEILPPPLLSSEPIAETSDVDGDQETESTLQWPGQSTRHTESTLEDSMVDGQVVSQGVMSSPGPSPGSQQSARAESGDIKEEEEEEDLGVDLCHPLLVGVLSDKKEEDDNGQGGKGRKKEVFLCIKQGLVLEVDMQRGHVRCRLELDSLARVETTEAAWTRGDTEEMLPAVELQFDYISREKRRRRYVLLDDDPQEALQALTDVLSHVVEEKQRRDSELRPSCVHLQCLRCRSEFALQGEGNEEEVGGGARRRGAATLPEGVEEQDGEELTEAECDDDSKGISNICPECGSDHVVQLAGQSTPYSSTPIHRSSRPNSEDDHLNITQSTHSANKDDYTDASISSSPILETATTTGDPTFVTAQGSSFFTGDGPGDNYSISYNTECQSKEDLAGSYHYTATGATPPEVQAQPTGRSTPNDDVDLLSEEYEAVDHRLKLFLDVEVFEEEEELHSFLKMSAVKFGEPGEVPSLLVVSNQRMYFLEMTSEMHRGQLSDWLLKRDSHPIMELSYLEVGLGSQSIHMEFGDGGVAYTLLVRDSLRCKRFFGLLTGIVREMAHKSDSKLKSISTTRLNPQHHLWPLVCEDIQADVEDGQLQFFYILAFVLQEDIWMPLTVLATRETLYLLKEDHQWTKSSNSLTGNENKEPCSGNVAVLETLPISCVSSLQLWPSDQCRIDIKLYDETVKQEKTWCVRSESTELLQGLLAWVRAQWETMFGVKLHTSLQDKAA; via the exons ATGGCTGTATCTCACACTGGCCAGTCCTCCCTGGTACACAGCTTGGCCACACTCCTCCGGAATGACG GTGACTTGGTACTGGACGGCAGCAGCACACTGACCTTGCCAGCAGCCAGCTTGCAGCACCTCACCAGGCTCTTTGAGCAGTACTTGCTGTCCAGGAGCCAGCAGCACGGTTTCCTGGCACTGCCCTCCCATCCTGCGGACACCACttccctgctgcagctgcagttcCTTTTCGACATCCTGCAGAAGACCATCTCCCTCAAG ctcATCAACCCGCCAGAGACCAGACTTCAGTCTGTGGTGAAAATCTTCCCGTTCAAGTCACTGAAGTGTTTGGAG CTGAAGCGAATCCCGCCACACTGTCTAGAGGGACTCAGGGGAGTTTACTCCCAGTTGGAGGTCTTCACCTGCTCAAAGAGCCTAAGCTCCCTGGAG gAGTTGCTTTCTCTGTGTGGAGGCGACCTGAGCTCCGCACTGCCATGGCTGGAACTGCACACCCTTAACTTCAGCTACAACTCCATTGTCTGCCTTGACCAGTCACTA AGTTTACTGAACGTCCTGAAATCTCTGGATCTAAGCCATAACAAGATTCAGGAGTGTGCTGAATTTCTAAAG CCCTTGGGTGAGCTGGAACACTTGAACCTGGGCTACAACTGCCTGCAGAGGGCGCCAACGCTGGGCCTGAGTGCTCGGGCCAAACTCCTCACACTCATCCTCAGGAACAATGAGCTGGAGACTATAAATG GTGTGGAGCAGTTGTCTTCACTCCAGCACTTAGACCTGGCCTATAACCTCCTGTTGGAGCATTCCCAACTAGCTCCTCTCTCCTTGCTACACTGCCTCAGCACA CTTAATCTGGAGGGCAACCCGCTGCACTTCCAGAAGACCCATCGCACCTGCACCGTCCGACATCTCTCTCCAAAGGCTGCCAATCCTACA cTCAAACTTGATGGTATCCCGCTCTCCTCATATGAGTTATCA GTTCTGCCTAAACCAGGCCAACTGATCATCCAGGTCCAGGCTTCACCCCCAGCTGCAATGCCACCAGAACGGAGTAACCAAGAAGTGTCCAGTGGTGCTGGGGAGCTTAGTGACAGCCTGTCAGTTGGAGAGGTGGGGGTCTCACACATTCGCAGGAAGAAATCAAGG tgtaagGTCAAAGTGAGGAGGGCCAGCATATCCGAGCCCAGTGATACAGATTACGAGCCCAGACAGCTTTCTTCCACACAGA GCATTGCCCTTCCCCACAAGCAGGATATCGAGCGTATGTCCAGCTTCAGGGAGCAGCTGGGGGAGGATTGGCTGAGGTACCAGCACCATCTAGATGGAGCTTCCCCCTCTGCCATCACCACCATTGTCAGCACCAACCAGCCAACCCCTCACCATCAGACTCTCCCCAACGGCCTCAGCATCACCACCCTATGTCCATCCACCAGCCCCGGTAAGCAGCCGTCTCCACCGTCCCTGGAAGTCCCGGAGATCCTCCCCCCTCCGCTTCTCTCGTCTGAACCCATTGCGGAGACTTCTGACGTGGATGGAGACCAGGAAACAGAGTCCACCCTACAGTGGCCCGGTCAGAGCACTCGACACACAGAGTCCACCTTGGAGGACAGCATGGTGGATGGTCAGGTGGTGAGCCAGGGAGTTATGAGCTCTCCTGGGCCAAGTCCAGGGTCCCAGCAGTCGGCTAGAGCAGAGAGCGGAGACAttaaggaagaagaggaggaggaggaccttGGAG TGGACCTGTGTCACCCCCTCCTTGTGGGTGTCTTATCCGACAAAAAGGAGGAAGACGACAACGGCCAGGGGGGAaaggggaggaagaaggaggtgtttttgtgcataaaaCAGGGCCTGGTGCTGGAGGTGGACATGCAGCGGGGCCATGTGAGATGCCGTCTGGAGCTGGACAGCTTGGCTCGGGTGGAGACCACAGAGGCCGCGTGGACCCGTGGG gATACAGAGGAGATGCTTCCAGCTGTGGAGCTTCAGTTCGACTACATCagcagggagaagaggaggagacgcTACGTCCTGTTGGACGATGACCCTCAGGAGGCACTACAG GCTCTGACCGACGTGCTGTCTCACGTGGTGGAGGAAAAGCAGCGGCGTGACTCTGAGCTCCGCCCCAGCTGCGTTCACCTGCAGTGCCTTCGCTGCAGGTCAGAGTTTGCGCTTCAAGGAGAGGGCAatgaagaggaggtgggaggtGGAGCGAGGCGGCGAGGGGCAGCGACGCTACCGGAGGGTGTGGAAGAACAGGACGGGGAGGAGCTGACAGAGGCAGAATGTGATGATGACAGCAAAG gaatCAGTAATATTTGTCCAGAATGTGGCAGCGATCATGTGGTTCAGCTGGCTGGCCAATCAACTCCCTACAGCAGTACGCCCATCCATCGCTCATCGAGGCCCAACAGTGAGGACGATCATCTCAATATAACCCAGAGCACTCACAGTGCCAATAAG GATGACTACACAGATGCCAGCATTAGCAGTAGTCCCATCCTGGAGACTGCCACCACTACAGGAGATCCCACCTTCGTCACGGCCCAGGGAAGTTCCTTCTTCACCGGGGACGGTCCCGGCGATAACTACAGCATCTCCTACAACACAGAGTGCCAAAGTAAAGAGGACCTGGCTGGGAGCTACCACTACACCGCTACCGGTGCGACACCACCTGAAGTCCAAGCCCAGCCTACAGGAAGATCCACCCCAAACG ATGATGTGGACCTACTGTCTGAGGAATACGAAGCAGTGGACCACCGGCTGAAGCTGTTCTTGGACGTGGAGGTCtttgaggaggaagaggagcttcACTCTTTCCTCAAG ATGTCAGCTGTCAAATTTGGGGAACCAGGGGAGGTTCCCTCTCTGTTGGTGGTGTCAAACCAGCGAATGTATTTCTTGGAAATGACATCAGAGATGCA CAGAGGCcagctctctgattggctcctGAAGCGGGACAGCCACCCAATCATGGAGCTCAGCTACTTGGAGGTGGGGCTGGGCTCTCAGAGCATCCACATGGAGTTTGGAGACGGGGGCGTGGCCTACACCCTCCTCGTGAGGGACAGTTTACGTTGCAAACGCTTCTTTGGCCTGTTGACAG gaATTGTGCGTGAGATGGCTCACAAATCAGACAGCAAGCTGAAGTCCATCTCTACCACAAGACTAAACCCCCAGCACCATCTCTG GCCTCTAGTGTGTGAAGACATCCAGGCAGATGTGGAGGATGGCCAGCTGCAGTTCTTCTACATTCTGGCTTTTGTCCTGCAAG AAGACATTTGGATGCCCTTGACAGTCCTTGCAACCCGGGAAACCCTCTACCTGCTCAAAGAAGATCACCAGTGGACAAAAAGCTCCAACAGcctgacaggaaatgaaaacaaagaaccATGCAGTGGGAACGTCGCTGTTTTAGAAACACTGCCAATCAGCTGCGTGAGCTCACTCCAACTGTGGCCTTCAGATCAGTGCAGAATAGATATTAAGCTTTACGATGAG ACTGTGAAACAGGAGAAGACGTGGTGTGTGCGCTCGGAGAGCACTGAGCTCCTCCAGGGTCTGCTGGCCTGGGTCAGAGCGCAGTGGGAGACCATGTTCGGAGTAAAGCTGCACACAAGCCTGCAAGACAAAGCAGCATAA
- the LOC120798024 gene encoding serine/threonine-protein kinase 11-interacting protein isoform X3 — translation MAVSHTGQSSLVHSLATLLRNDGDLVLDGSSTLTLPAASLQHLTRLFEQYLLSRSQQHGFLALPSHPADTTSLLQLQFLFDILQKTISLKLINPPETRLQSVVKIFPFKSLKCLELKRIPPHCLEGLRGVYSQLEVFTCSKSLSSLEELLSLCGGDLSSALPWLELHTLNFSYNSIVCLDQSLSLLNVLKSLDLSHNKIQECAEFLKPLGELEHLNLGYNCLQRAPTLGLSARAKLLTLILRNNELETINGVEQLSSLQHLDLAYNLLLEHSQLAPLSLLHCLSTLNLEGNPLHFQKTHRTCTVRHLSPKAANPTLKLDGIPLSSYELSVLPKPGQLIIQVQASPPAAMPPERSNQEVSSGAGELSDSLSVGEVGVSHIRRKKSRCKVKVRRASISEPSDTDYEPRQLSSTQSIALPHKQDIERMSSFREQLGEDWLRYQHHLDGASPSAITTIVSTNQPTPHHQTLPNGLSITTLCPSTSPGKQPSPPSLEVPEILPPPLLSSEPIAETSDVDGDQETESTLQWPGQSTRHTESTLEDSMVDGQVVSQGVMSSPGPSPGSQQSARAESGDIKEEEEEEDLGVDLCHPLLVGVLSDKKEEDDNGQGGKGRKKEVFLCIKQGLVLEVDMQRGHVRCRLELDSLARVETTEAAWTRGDTEEMLPAVELQFDYISREKRRRRYVLLDDDPQEALQALTDVLSHVVEEKQRRDSELRPSCVHLQCLRCRSEFALQGEGNEEEVGGGARRRGAATLPEGVEEQDGEELTEAECDDDSKGISNICPECGSDHVVQLAGQSTPYSSTPIHRSSRPNSEDDHLNITQSTHSANKDDYTDASISSSPILETATTTGDPTFVTAQGSSFFTGDGPGDNYSISYNTECQSKEDLAGSYHYTATGATPPEVQAQPTGRSTPNDDVDLLSEEYEAVDHRLKLFLDVEVFEEEEELHSFLKMSAVKFGEPGEVPSLLVVSNQRMYFLEMTSEMHRGQLSDWLLKRDSHPIMELSYLEVGLGSQSIHMEFGDGGVAYTLLVRDSLRCKRFFGLLTGIVREMAHKSDSKLKSISTTRLNPQHHLWPLVCEDIQADVEDGQLQFFYILAFVLQDIWMPLTVLATRETLYLLKEDHQWTKSSNSLTGNENKEPCSGNVAVLETLPISCVSSLQLWPSDQCRIDIKLYDETVKQEKTWCVRSESTELLQGLLAWVRAQWETMFGVKLHTSLQDKAA, via the exons ATGGCTGTATCTCACACTGGCCAGTCCTCCCTGGTACACAGCTTGGCCACACTCCTCCGGAATGACG GTGACTTGGTACTGGACGGCAGCAGCACACTGACCTTGCCAGCAGCCAGCTTGCAGCACCTCACCAGGCTCTTTGAGCAGTACTTGCTGTCCAGGAGCCAGCAGCACGGTTTCCTGGCACTGCCCTCCCATCCTGCGGACACCACttccctgctgcagctgcagttcCTTTTCGACATCCTGCAGAAGACCATCTCCCTCAAG ctcATCAACCCGCCAGAGACCAGACTTCAGTCTGTGGTGAAAATCTTCCCGTTCAAGTCACTGAAGTGTTTGGAG CTGAAGCGAATCCCGCCACACTGTCTAGAGGGACTCAGGGGAGTTTACTCCCAGTTGGAGGTCTTCACCTGCTCAAAGAGCCTAAGCTCCCTGGAG gAGTTGCTTTCTCTGTGTGGAGGCGACCTGAGCTCCGCACTGCCATGGCTGGAACTGCACACCCTTAACTTCAGCTACAACTCCATTGTCTGCCTTGACCAGTCACTA AGTTTACTGAACGTCCTGAAATCTCTGGATCTAAGCCATAACAAGATTCAGGAGTGTGCTGAATTTCTAAAG CCCTTGGGTGAGCTGGAACACTTGAACCTGGGCTACAACTGCCTGCAGAGGGCGCCAACGCTGGGCCTGAGTGCTCGGGCCAAACTCCTCACACTCATCCTCAGGAACAATGAGCTGGAGACTATAAATG GTGTGGAGCAGTTGTCTTCACTCCAGCACTTAGACCTGGCCTATAACCTCCTGTTGGAGCATTCCCAACTAGCTCCTCTCTCCTTGCTACACTGCCTCAGCACA CTTAATCTGGAGGGCAACCCGCTGCACTTCCAGAAGACCCATCGCACCTGCACCGTCCGACATCTCTCTCCAAAGGCTGCCAATCCTACA cTCAAACTTGATGGTATCCCGCTCTCCTCATATGAGTTATCA GTTCTGCCTAAACCAGGCCAACTGATCATCCAGGTCCAGGCTTCACCCCCAGCTGCAATGCCACCAGAACGGAGTAACCAAGAAGTGTCCAGTGGTGCTGGGGAGCTTAGTGACAGCCTGTCAGTTGGAGAGGTGGGGGTCTCACACATTCGCAGGAAGAAATCAAGG tgtaagGTCAAAGTGAGGAGGGCCAGCATATCCGAGCCCAGTGATACAGATTACGAGCCCAGACAGCTTTCTTCCACACAGA GCATTGCCCTTCCCCACAAGCAGGATATCGAGCGTATGTCCAGCTTCAGGGAGCAGCTGGGGGAGGATTGGCTGAGGTACCAGCACCATCTAGATGGAGCTTCCCCCTCTGCCATCACCACCATTGTCAGCACCAACCAGCCAACCCCTCACCATCAGACTCTCCCCAACGGCCTCAGCATCACCACCCTATGTCCATCCACCAGCCCCGGTAAGCAGCCGTCTCCACCGTCCCTGGAAGTCCCGGAGATCCTCCCCCCTCCGCTTCTCTCGTCTGAACCCATTGCGGAGACTTCTGACGTGGATGGAGACCAGGAAACAGAGTCCACCCTACAGTGGCCCGGTCAGAGCACTCGACACACAGAGTCCACCTTGGAGGACAGCATGGTGGATGGTCAGGTGGTGAGCCAGGGAGTTATGAGCTCTCCTGGGCCAAGTCCAGGGTCCCAGCAGTCGGCTAGAGCAGAGAGCGGAGACAttaaggaagaagaggaggaggaggaccttGGAG TGGACCTGTGTCACCCCCTCCTTGTGGGTGTCTTATCCGACAAAAAGGAGGAAGACGACAACGGCCAGGGGGGAaaggggaggaagaaggaggtgtttttgtgcataaaaCAGGGCCTGGTGCTGGAGGTGGACATGCAGCGGGGCCATGTGAGATGCCGTCTGGAGCTGGACAGCTTGGCTCGGGTGGAGACCACAGAGGCCGCGTGGACCCGTGGG gATACAGAGGAGATGCTTCCAGCTGTGGAGCTTCAGTTCGACTACATCagcagggagaagaggaggagacgcTACGTCCTGTTGGACGATGACCCTCAGGAGGCACTACAG GCTCTGACCGACGTGCTGTCTCACGTGGTGGAGGAAAAGCAGCGGCGTGACTCTGAGCTCCGCCCCAGCTGCGTTCACCTGCAGTGCCTTCGCTGCAGGTCAGAGTTTGCGCTTCAAGGAGAGGGCAatgaagaggaggtgggaggtGGAGCGAGGCGGCGAGGGGCAGCGACGCTACCGGAGGGTGTGGAAGAACAGGACGGGGAGGAGCTGACAGAGGCAGAATGTGATGATGACAGCAAAG gaatCAGTAATATTTGTCCAGAATGTGGCAGCGATCATGTGGTTCAGCTGGCTGGCCAATCAACTCCCTACAGCAGTACGCCCATCCATCGCTCATCGAGGCCCAACAGTGAGGACGATCATCTCAATATAACCCAGAGCACTCACAGTGCCAATAAG GATGACTACACAGATGCCAGCATTAGCAGTAGTCCCATCCTGGAGACTGCCACCACTACAGGAGATCCCACCTTCGTCACGGCCCAGGGAAGTTCCTTCTTCACCGGGGACGGTCCCGGCGATAACTACAGCATCTCCTACAACACAGAGTGCCAAAGTAAAGAGGACCTGGCTGGGAGCTACCACTACACCGCTACCGGTGCGACACCACCTGAAGTCCAAGCCCAGCCTACAGGAAGATCCACCCCAAACG ATGATGTGGACCTACTGTCTGAGGAATACGAAGCAGTGGACCACCGGCTGAAGCTGTTCTTGGACGTGGAGGTCtttgaggaggaagaggagcttcACTCTTTCCTCAAG ATGTCAGCTGTCAAATTTGGGGAACCAGGGGAGGTTCCCTCTCTGTTGGTGGTGTCAAACCAGCGAATGTATTTCTTGGAAATGACATCAGAGATGCA CAGAGGCcagctctctgattggctcctGAAGCGGGACAGCCACCCAATCATGGAGCTCAGCTACTTGGAGGTGGGGCTGGGCTCTCAGAGCATCCACATGGAGTTTGGAGACGGGGGCGTGGCCTACACCCTCCTCGTGAGGGACAGTTTACGTTGCAAACGCTTCTTTGGCCTGTTGACAG gaATTGTGCGTGAGATGGCTCACAAATCAGACAGCAAGCTGAAGTCCATCTCTACCACAAGACTAAACCCCCAGCACCATCTCTG GCCTCTAGTGTGTGAAGACATCCAGGCAGATGTGGAGGATGGCCAGCTGCAGTTCTTCTACATTCTGGCTTTTGTCCTGCAAG ACATTTGGATGCCCTTGACAGTCCTTGCAACCCGGGAAACCCTCTACCTGCTCAAAGAAGATCACCAGTGGACAAAAAGCTCCAACAGcctgacaggaaatgaaaacaaagaaccATGCAGTGGGAACGTCGCTGTTTTAGAAACACTGCCAATCAGCTGCGTGAGCTCACTCCAACTGTGGCCTTCAGATCAGTGCAGAATAGATATTAAGCTTTACGATGAG ACTGTGAAACAGGAGAAGACGTGGTGTGTGCGCTCGGAGAGCACTGAGCTCCTCCAGGGTCTGCTGGCCTGGGTCAGAGCGCAGTGGGAGACCATGTTCGGAGTAAAGCTGCACACAAGCCTGCAAGACAAAGCAGCATAA
- the LOC120798024 gene encoding serine/threonine-protein kinase 11-interacting protein isoform X2, whose protein sequence is MAVSHTGQSSLVHSLATLLRNDGDLVLDGSSTLTLPAASLQHLTRLFEQYLLSRSQQHGFLALPSHPADTTSLLQLQFLFDILQKTISLKLINPPETRLQSVVKIFPFKSLKCLELKRIPPHCLEGLRGVYSQLEVFTCSKSLSSLEELLSLCGGDLSSALPWLELHTLNFSYNSIVCLDQSLSLLNVLKSLDLSHNKIQECAEFLKPLGELEHLNLGYNCLQRAPTLGLSARAKLLTLILRNNELETINGVEQLSSLQHLDLAYNLLLEHSQLAPLSLLHCLSTLNLEGNPLHFQKTHRTCTVRHLSPKAANPTLKLDGIPLSSYELSVLPKPGQLIIQVQASPPAAMPPERSNQEVSSGAGELSDSLSVGEVGVSHIRRKKSRCKVKVRRASISEPSDTDYEPRQLSSTQSIALPHKQDIERMSSFREQLGEDWLRYQHHLDGASPSAITTIVSTNQPTPHHQTLPNGLSITTLCPSTSPGKQPSPPSLEVPEILPPPLLSSEPIAETSDVDGDQETESTLQWPGQSTRHTESTLEDSMVDGQVVSQGVMSSPGPSPGSQQSARAESGDIKEEEEEEDLGVDLCHPLLVGVLSDKKEEDDNGQGGKGRKKEVFLCIKQGLVLEVDMQRGHVRCRLELDSLARVETTEAAWTRGDTEEMLPAVELQFDYISREKRRRRYVLLDDDPQEALQALTDVLSHVVEEKQRRDSELRPSCVHLQCLRCRSEFALQGEGNEEEVGGGARRRGAATLPEGVEEQDGEELTEAECDDDSKGISNICPECGSDHVVQLAGQSTPYSSTPIHRSSRPNSEDDHLNITQSTHSANKDDYTDASISSSPILETATTTGDPTFVTAQGSSFFTGDGPGDNYSISYNTECQSKEDLAGSYHYTATGATPPEVQAQPTGRSTPNDDVDLLSEEYEAVDHRLKLFLDVEVFEEEEELHSFLKMSAVKFGEPGEVPSLLVVSNQRMYFLEMTSEMQGQLSDWLLKRDSHPIMELSYLEVGLGSQSIHMEFGDGGVAYTLLVRDSLRCKRFFGLLTGIVREMAHKSDSKLKSISTTRLNPQHHLWPLVCEDIQADVEDGQLQFFYILAFVLQEDIWMPLTVLATRETLYLLKEDHQWTKSSNSLTGNENKEPCSGNVAVLETLPISCVSSLQLWPSDQCRIDIKLYDETVKQEKTWCVRSESTELLQGLLAWVRAQWETMFGVKLHTSLQDKAA, encoded by the exons ATGGCTGTATCTCACACTGGCCAGTCCTCCCTGGTACACAGCTTGGCCACACTCCTCCGGAATGACG GTGACTTGGTACTGGACGGCAGCAGCACACTGACCTTGCCAGCAGCCAGCTTGCAGCACCTCACCAGGCTCTTTGAGCAGTACTTGCTGTCCAGGAGCCAGCAGCACGGTTTCCTGGCACTGCCCTCCCATCCTGCGGACACCACttccctgctgcagctgcagttcCTTTTCGACATCCTGCAGAAGACCATCTCCCTCAAG ctcATCAACCCGCCAGAGACCAGACTTCAGTCTGTGGTGAAAATCTTCCCGTTCAAGTCACTGAAGTGTTTGGAG CTGAAGCGAATCCCGCCACACTGTCTAGAGGGACTCAGGGGAGTTTACTCCCAGTTGGAGGTCTTCACCTGCTCAAAGAGCCTAAGCTCCCTGGAG gAGTTGCTTTCTCTGTGTGGAGGCGACCTGAGCTCCGCACTGCCATGGCTGGAACTGCACACCCTTAACTTCAGCTACAACTCCATTGTCTGCCTTGACCAGTCACTA AGTTTACTGAACGTCCTGAAATCTCTGGATCTAAGCCATAACAAGATTCAGGAGTGTGCTGAATTTCTAAAG CCCTTGGGTGAGCTGGAACACTTGAACCTGGGCTACAACTGCCTGCAGAGGGCGCCAACGCTGGGCCTGAGTGCTCGGGCCAAACTCCTCACACTCATCCTCAGGAACAATGAGCTGGAGACTATAAATG GTGTGGAGCAGTTGTCTTCACTCCAGCACTTAGACCTGGCCTATAACCTCCTGTTGGAGCATTCCCAACTAGCTCCTCTCTCCTTGCTACACTGCCTCAGCACA CTTAATCTGGAGGGCAACCCGCTGCACTTCCAGAAGACCCATCGCACCTGCACCGTCCGACATCTCTCTCCAAAGGCTGCCAATCCTACA cTCAAACTTGATGGTATCCCGCTCTCCTCATATGAGTTATCA GTTCTGCCTAAACCAGGCCAACTGATCATCCAGGTCCAGGCTTCACCCCCAGCTGCAATGCCACCAGAACGGAGTAACCAAGAAGTGTCCAGTGGTGCTGGGGAGCTTAGTGACAGCCTGTCAGTTGGAGAGGTGGGGGTCTCACACATTCGCAGGAAGAAATCAAGG tgtaagGTCAAAGTGAGGAGGGCCAGCATATCCGAGCCCAGTGATACAGATTACGAGCCCAGACAGCTTTCTTCCACACAGA GCATTGCCCTTCCCCACAAGCAGGATATCGAGCGTATGTCCAGCTTCAGGGAGCAGCTGGGGGAGGATTGGCTGAGGTACCAGCACCATCTAGATGGAGCTTCCCCCTCTGCCATCACCACCATTGTCAGCACCAACCAGCCAACCCCTCACCATCAGACTCTCCCCAACGGCCTCAGCATCACCACCCTATGTCCATCCACCAGCCCCGGTAAGCAGCCGTCTCCACCGTCCCTGGAAGTCCCGGAGATCCTCCCCCCTCCGCTTCTCTCGTCTGAACCCATTGCGGAGACTTCTGACGTGGATGGAGACCAGGAAACAGAGTCCACCCTACAGTGGCCCGGTCAGAGCACTCGACACACAGAGTCCACCTTGGAGGACAGCATGGTGGATGGTCAGGTGGTGAGCCAGGGAGTTATGAGCTCTCCTGGGCCAAGTCCAGGGTCCCAGCAGTCGGCTAGAGCAGAGAGCGGAGACAttaaggaagaagaggaggaggaggaccttGGAG TGGACCTGTGTCACCCCCTCCTTGTGGGTGTCTTATCCGACAAAAAGGAGGAAGACGACAACGGCCAGGGGGGAaaggggaggaagaaggaggtgtttttgtgcataaaaCAGGGCCTGGTGCTGGAGGTGGACATGCAGCGGGGCCATGTGAGATGCCGTCTGGAGCTGGACAGCTTGGCTCGGGTGGAGACCACAGAGGCCGCGTGGACCCGTGGG gATACAGAGGAGATGCTTCCAGCTGTGGAGCTTCAGTTCGACTACATCagcagggagaagaggaggagacgcTACGTCCTGTTGGACGATGACCCTCAGGAGGCACTACAG GCTCTGACCGACGTGCTGTCTCACGTGGTGGAGGAAAAGCAGCGGCGTGACTCTGAGCTCCGCCCCAGCTGCGTTCACCTGCAGTGCCTTCGCTGCAGGTCAGAGTTTGCGCTTCAAGGAGAGGGCAatgaagaggaggtgggaggtGGAGCGAGGCGGCGAGGGGCAGCGACGCTACCGGAGGGTGTGGAAGAACAGGACGGGGAGGAGCTGACAGAGGCAGAATGTGATGATGACAGCAAAG gaatCAGTAATATTTGTCCAGAATGTGGCAGCGATCATGTGGTTCAGCTGGCTGGCCAATCAACTCCCTACAGCAGTACGCCCATCCATCGCTCATCGAGGCCCAACAGTGAGGACGATCATCTCAATATAACCCAGAGCACTCACAGTGCCAATAAG GATGACTACACAGATGCCAGCATTAGCAGTAGTCCCATCCTGGAGACTGCCACCACTACAGGAGATCCCACCTTCGTCACGGCCCAGGGAAGTTCCTTCTTCACCGGGGACGGTCCCGGCGATAACTACAGCATCTCCTACAACACAGAGTGCCAAAGTAAAGAGGACCTGGCTGGGAGCTACCACTACACCGCTACCGGTGCGACACCACCTGAAGTCCAAGCCCAGCCTACAGGAAGATCCACCCCAAACG ATGATGTGGACCTACTGTCTGAGGAATACGAAGCAGTGGACCACCGGCTGAAGCTGTTCTTGGACGTGGAGGTCtttgaggaggaagaggagcttcACTCTTTCCTCAAG ATGTCAGCTGTCAAATTTGGGGAACCAGGGGAGGTTCCCTCTCTGTTGGTGGTGTCAAACCAGCGAATGTATTTCTTGGAAATGACATCAGAGATGCA AGGCcagctctctgattggctcctGAAGCGGGACAGCCACCCAATCATGGAGCTCAGCTACTTGGAGGTGGGGCTGGGCTCTCAGAGCATCCACATGGAGTTTGGAGACGGGGGCGTGGCCTACACCCTCCTCGTGAGGGACAGTTTACGTTGCAAACGCTTCTTTGGCCTGTTGACAG gaATTGTGCGTGAGATGGCTCACAAATCAGACAGCAAGCTGAAGTCCATCTCTACCACAAGACTAAACCCCCAGCACCATCTCTG GCCTCTAGTGTGTGAAGACATCCAGGCAGATGTGGAGGATGGCCAGCTGCAGTTCTTCTACATTCTGGCTTTTGTCCTGCAAG AAGACATTTGGATGCCCTTGACAGTCCTTGCAACCCGGGAAACCCTCTACCTGCTCAAAGAAGATCACCAGTGGACAAAAAGCTCCAACAGcctgacaggaaatgaaaacaaagaaccATGCAGTGGGAACGTCGCTGTTTTAGAAACACTGCCAATCAGCTGCGTGAGCTCACTCCAACTGTGGCCTTCAGATCAGTGCAGAATAGATATTAAGCTTTACGATGAG ACTGTGAAACAGGAGAAGACGTGGTGTGTGCGCTCGGAGAGCACTGAGCTCCTCCAGGGTCTGCTGGCCTGGGTCAGAGCGCAGTGGGAGACCATGTTCGGAGTAAAGCTGCACACAAGCCTGCAAGACAAAGCAGCATAA